Genomic DNA from Chlorocebus sabaeus isolate Y175 chromosome 6, mChlSab1.0.hap1, whole genome shotgun sequence:
aatagcttgaaccctggaggcggaagttgcggtgagccgagattgcgccactgcactccagcctgggcagcaagagcgaaactctgtctaaaaataaataaataaataaataagaagaataaaataaaaatacaagttcCCAGGCCTGTTGCCCTGGCCGACTGATTCATCATATGTAGGGCTGCGGCCCTGACACATGCATCTTAAACACTGCACCATGTGCGATTCCACGAGGGTTAGCCATCTCCGGGGTGGGGGAAGAGCAGGGGAGCCATGGCTGTTGGAGATGGGCACCGTTTGATCCACCAAACAGGCTCAGGGTGGCACAATGGCTCAGCAAGGCCTCAGAGTCAGGCAGCTGTGGAGCGAGAGGTGGAAGCCAGACCTGCTAGCTTCCAGGGGCCCCTGCCACactgggaagagaggaggaagccGGCACAGCCTGGAAGGGACACCCACACCAGGGGAAGGAGTTTCGTGGGCATCCCGGCGTCTCTCACGCCTCTCCTAGCTCAGCGCCCCCCGGGGAAGCTCAGGCCCCAGATTTGGTTAGGGAGGAGTAAGCAAAGGGTGTTGGCTGTGGGTCCGCCTGCAGGACAGAACTGCAAAGTCAGCCACAGCAAGCAGATGGGCCTTTTCGGGAGGCAGGAGGCACAGCAGccacctcctctgagaagccaCCCTGTCCGCCTCTCTCCCTAGGGCGTGGGGCTgtctcctccagcctgggtggcctTTGACGTCTGACCCTCCTCTCCGCACAGGCTCGGTCTGGGGTTCTTGCAGCCGGCACCAGACCCTCCCAGGCCCGGCCCCCCACCCGCCGCGGGGAAGATGCCCGAACAGAGCAATGACTACCGCGTGGTGGTGTTTGGGGCGGGCGGCGTGGGCAAGAGCTCACTGGTGCTGCGCTTCGTGAAGGGCACGTTCCGCGACACGTACATCCCCACCATCGAGGACACCTACCGGCAGGTGATCAGCTGCGACAAGAGTGTGTGCACGCTGCAGATCACAGACACCACCGGCAGCCACCAGTTCCCGGCCATGCAGCGCTTGTCCATCTCCAAGGGCCACGCCTTCATCCTGGTGTTCTCGGTCACCAGCAAGCAGTCACTGGAGGAGCTGGGGCCCATCTACAAGCTCATCGTGCAGATCAAGGGCAGCGTGGAGGACATCCCCGTGATGCTCGTGGGCAACAAGTGTGACGAGACGCAGCGGGAGGTGGACACGCGCGAGGCGCAGGCGGTGGCCCAGGAGTGGAAGTGTGCCTTCATGGAGACCTCGGCCAAGATGAACTACAACGTCAAGGAGCTCTTCCAGGAGCTGCTGACGCTGGAGACCCGCCGGAACATGAGCCTCAACATCGACGGCAAGCGCTCCGGGAAGCAGAAGAGGACAGACCGCGTCAAGGGCAAATGCACCCTCATGTGAGCCCGGAACGCCCGCCTGCCCGCCGCCCACCCCCACTGGCCCCGGCCCCCGCTGCCTCCCCCAACAATgacaccctcctcggcctcctcctcttctctcatcCTTCCTCCGACACCTCGGCTGGGGAAACCGAGGCCACCCCCTCTCCGCTGCCCCTGCCCATCCCGAGGCAGGGCTGGGGCTCTTCCTCCCCCGCTCTCTTTCCACCCTCCTGTTCTGTCTGTACCCGCCCCCCAAAACCAAGAGCTGGAGGTGGCCCCCCTTGTCctgcagatgggaaaacaggaCTGGGGAGCCGGCAAGAGGAGCTGCTTATTCCCGCCGGGATCAGAGGAGGCTGCATTTCCCCATCTCCATCTCTTTCCCTGGGGTGTCCCCAGCCAGACCTGCGCGTCCCGTCCCTCACATTTGATCACTGTGACCTTCCGGGGGAGGGGGGAGTTGAAAATGCACATCAGcctcagatatttttttctttttttctcctgtttggtGTTAACATACACCCAAGCCCACCCAGCCCCTCACGACCTCTGATCTGTGCCCCTCCTCCGGTCCCAGAACGCAGCTCTCTCCTCTGTCTTCACACTGGGGTGTGGGGCCCGCGGGATGGGCCTCAGGCCACCAGGCAATAACCACAGGGCCTGCAGCAGTGCCCCTGCCAGCCTCGAGTCCCACCCCCGGTACCGGCCACATCCACAGCACAACTGCCCGGTCGGAGAGGCACCATGAACGTGGAGGGGCTTCCCAGACACCGTCCACCCGGGGACCCGTCTCTTCCACCAAGACAGAGACGTTAGCAACGCATGGTGGGTGGGGACCTGGGGTGCTCAGGAGGGGGTGCCCGGGGCCCTGGCCAGAGAGACATCAGTCACACCCCCGTAGAGGGACAGCCGATAGGACCCAGCACCAGCAGGATCCGAGGGGCCTCCAGGCAGAGGTCTGCCCCGCCCACTTCCTCCCCACCACCTGTGCCCCAGAGAGCAGGGCCCACCCGGGAAGGTGGCGTCCTGGAGTCAGGTGTATCTGTAACCATGAGGTTCTGGGTGTTTTTGTGAGAGAGTCTGAGTGATACCACACTCATGTGACCCCACAGGGTTGTGTCCAACATACATGGAAGTGACTATGGAACGGTGTATTCCGTGTATTTGTGCAACCTGGGGTGCGTGGATGGGTGACTTGTATCTAAGTGCATCTGCGTGTatacctgtgtgtgtctgtctgggATGGTATGTTTTCGTGGCAGTCTGTGTGTGTAATAGTGGTGTAGGGTCTATAGAGAGGTGGGTAGTTGTAGATACCTGTGTGTGGTTGTCAACAAGACTGGGTATTTGTGATGTGTCTGTGTGAATCTTTGTGCCTGTATGAGCATGACTATATTTTGGGGAGCGGGTGATATGGTTTATCTGAGAGCATGTATCTGTAAATATGTTTGTCCTGATTGAGGGACACGATCTCTGTTCTACTCAATAGCAACATGACTCTCTAGCCATGTGACTTTTGGTCCCAAATCTGTATCAGTCGGATATTGCTGTGTAACCAGTGACCACCAACGGAGCAACCAGAAACAACACACGTTTATTATCTCATAGATTCTGCAGGTCAGAGCCTGTGTGCAGGTTCGCTGGGTCCTCTACTCGGGATCTCAGGAGGCTGCAATCAAAGCATTGGCCAGGCAGAGGTCTCATCTGAAGGCCTGATCGGGGAAGGATTTGCTTCTTCCAAGCTCATGCGGTTGTGGCAGCATTCAGTTCCTTGCTGTTGCAAGACTGAGGGCCTCAGTTCCtcgctggctgttggctggaagctgctctttgttctgtgccATGTGGGTCTCTCCATAGTGGGGCTTGGAGCATGGCAGTTAAGTCAGCGAGGGAAGGTGAAATGGAGGTGTTGGTCTTATTGGGTGTGAGgaagcactgtgtgtgtgtgtgtgtgcgtgtgcgcttTTGtacactgagagagagagagagagagattgcacGCATGTGTCTCTGTAGTCATGTGGCCAGGTGGGATTATGTAGATAACGTATTGCTCATGTCTGATTTGGTACATGGGACTATGTAGATAACAGATTGCTCGTGTCTGATTTGGTACATGGGATGATGTAGATAACATGTTGCTCATGTCTGATTTGGTACATGGGACTATGTAGATAACAGATTGCTCATGTCTGATTTGGTACATGGGACGATGTAGATAACATGTTGCTCATGTCTGATTTGGTACATGGGATGATGTAGATAACATGTTGCTCATGTCTGATTTGGTACATGGGAAGATGTAGATAACAGATTGGTTGTGTCTGATTTGGTACATGGGACGATGTAGATAACATGTTGCTCATGTCTGATTTGGTACATGGGACGATGTAGATAACATGTTGCTCATGTCTGATTTGGTACATGGGACGATGTAGATAACAGATTGGTCGTGTCTGATTTGGTACATGGGACGATGTAGATAACATGTTGCTCATGTCTGATTTGGTACATGGGACGATGTAGATAACATGTTGCTCATGTCTGATTTGGTACATGGGACGATGTAGATAACATGTTGCTCGTGTCTGATTTGGTACATGGGACGATGTAGATAACATGTTGCTCGTGTCTGATTTGGTACATGGGACGATGTAGATAACATGTTGCTCGTGTCTGATTTGGTACAagcatgtttgtttttctctgtgttcatGTGAGTGtttactcaacaaatgtttactggaCACACTCAGAGAGAGGGagtgtgcatacatgtgtgtgtgttgctatCCAGCACCTGGACTGGGCTCCCAGAAGAGCTGGCATTGTGTCTGAGCAGAGCGGGGTCCCCCCAAAACTTGGGCTGGCCCAGGGCCCACCAGCGGCTGACGTTGCCTCCTCTCCTGTCCTGGCAGTAGCTTCTGGGCTCTGAAGGTGCCGGAGAGAGTGAGGCTGGGCAGGGGTCTGCGGCCCTTTCTCAGGGACACACCCTGATAGCACAATCTCCCTGGGGCCCTGCCCACCTCCAGGCCTCTCCCACCCCAGACCCTGCCCCGACCCTGGGGAGAGAGGGGATCTGCAATAGGAGGGGGCCTGAGCCTGCCCTGGCTGCTGGCCCATACTGCCTGGGCACCGCTGGTGCTGAGGACTGTGCCAGGCCATGCTTGCTGTGACTCCgcccccaccccctctccccccgcATGTGGGTGTCCCCACTCCCCCATCGTGGGGTCTGTGTAGCCTTTGCTCTAGACATAGTCTTCCTGCAATAAAAAAGTGGATCCTGCATTCCCCACCAGCATGGTGCCCGTCTCTGTGGTGGGGGTGGCGTGTCAGTTCACCACCTGCAAAGAATCAGGAAGGGTGGGGAGGTGCAGGATGGGGTGAAGGGTGGAGGAGGCGATGGGTGTAGGAAGTGAGGCATGGGATGAAGGGTGGAGGAGGTGAAGGGTGTAGGAAGTGAGGGATGGGGTGAAGAgtggaggaggtgatgggtgTAGGAAGTGAGGGATGGGGTGAAGGGTGGAGGAGGTGAAGGGTGTAGGAAGTGAGGGATGGGATGAAGGGTGGAGGAGGTGAAGGGTGTAGGAAGTGAGGGATGGGATGAAGGGTGGAGGAGGCGATGGGTGTAGGAAGTGAGGGATGGGATGAAGGGTGGAGGAGGCGATGGGTGTAGGAAGTGAGGGATGGGGTGAAGGGTGGAGGAGGGAACCTGTGTAGAAAGTGAGGGATGGGGTGAAGGGTGGAGGAGGTGAAGGGTGTAGGAAGTGAGGGATGGGGTGAAGGGTGGAGGAGGCGATGGGTGTAGGAAGTGAGGGATGGGGTGAAGGGTGGAGGAGGTGAAGGGTGTAGGAAGTGAGGGATGGGATGAAGGGTGGAGGAGGCGATGGGTGTAGGAAGTGAGGGATGGGATGAAGGGTGGAGGAGGCGATGGGTGTAGGAAGTGAGGGATGGGGTGAAGGGTGGAGGAGGGAACCTGTGTAGAAAGTGAGGGATGGGGTGAAGGGTGGAGGAGGTGAAGGGTGTAGGAAGTGAGGGATGGGGTGAAGGGTGGAGGAGGCGATGGGTGTAGGAAGTGAGGGATGGGGTGAAGGGTGGAGGAGGTGAAGGGTGTAGGAAGTGAGGGATGGGATGAAGGGTGGAGGAGGTGAAGGGTGTAGGAAGTGAGGGATGGGATGAAGGGTGGAGGAGGTGAAGGGTGTAGGAAGTGAGGGATGGGGtgaagggtggaggaggggaCCTGTGTAGAAAGTGAGGGATGGGGTGAAGGGTGGAGGAGGCGATGGGTGTAGGAAGTGAGGGATGGGGTGAAgggtggaggaggtgatgggtgTAGGAAGTGAGGGATGGGGtgaagggtggaggaggggaCCTGTGTAGGAAATGAGGAATGGAATGGTGGTGGGAAGGTGGAGGGAGCGGGGTGAGGACATGCAGCAGGGGAGGCAAGGCAGGACCCGTCTGGGACTCTGCTTGGAGATGTCTCTATGTGGCTTTTTTCTAGGGCCTCGGTTTCCAGATTTGCTCTGTGCACATTAGCTGGAGACATTCTCCCAGCTGGACTTCCTGTGAACTTGGGCAATTTCCTTGCAGGCCCAGTGGTGTTGGGGCAGAGGGGaccgtattagtccattcttgcaatgccataaagaaatacccaggccgggccagatgcagtggctcacgcttgtaatcccagcactttgggaggccgagaagggcagatcacctgaggccacaagtttgagaccagcctggctaacatggaaaaccctgtctctactaaaaatacaaaaattaccctgtctctactaaaaatacaaaaaattagctgggagtggtggcaggctcctgtagtcccagctactcagaagtctgaggcaggagaatggcgtgagccctgggagcggagcttgcagtgagacaagattgcaccactgcactccagcctgggcgacagagcgagactctgtttcaaaaaacaaaaacaaaaaacaaacaacaacaacaactaattatctgggcgtggtggcgggagtctgtaatcccaactactcgggaggctgaggcaggaggatcacttgaacctgggaggcggaggttgcaatgagctgagatcataccatcgtgctccagcctgggcaataagagtgaaactctgttccACCCCCCACCCTCATCCCCCAAAAAAGACAAGTAATGTCTGAGACAGGTAATtgatagagaaaagaggtttaattggctcatggttccacagcctgtacaggaagcacgGCAGCTGCTacttctgggaggcctcaggaaacttacggtcatggcggaaggcagaggggagcaggcaggtcacttgactGGAGCAGGAGCAcaggggaggaggtgccacacacttttaaaccactggatcttgtgagaactctattaTGAGACAGGACTGAGGaggtggtgctaaaccattcatgaggatACACCATtgtgacccagtcacctcccactaggcacTACCTCCAACACAggactacaattcaacatgagatttgggtggggacacagagccaaaccatgtcagggGACCTTCCCTGCTTGTCCCATCTAccaccccagcccccactcccccacccccaacccagagcaggctggggcaggggtctGAGCTAAAGAGGTAAAGCCTTGTTCAGGCACAGACTGGAAGGAAGAACTGAGACACCATTCATTCATGTTTTCAttggttcatttattcattcatccactatGCAAGAGGCACCACTGTatgcctggccctgccctgaTGCTGGGCACACAGCAGTGACAGACACAAGCCCCAGAGTCCCTGCCCGCTCAGAACTCATAACCCACCAGGGACAATGATTGTCTATGAAGTGGATCAAATCACTGCAGACACGTGTTCCCTACACAGAAGATAAACCTGCATCACAAAAGTGACGTGGCTGGGAGTCCCAGACCTCTGGGGTCTGACTCAGAAGCCGACATGTTTGCTGATGTGGGAAGTGGGGGAGAGGTCAGCTCCAAGGGGACCGGGGACGGAGCACTGGGCAGGGGGACCAGCAAAGACGTTGAAACAGGAACAGATGAGGCCTAGCTGGCAGgagtggagggaggagagggagggtggCCAGTGAAGTTGAAGGTCGCCAGGGGTCAAACAGTGCCTGGTGGGCTGTGGGAAGAGTCTGGACTTTCATGAGAAGAACGCCAGGGCATTATGGGAACATTTCATCACTTCCCTCAAGAGACCTCGAGGGCCCTGCTGCACCGTGTAGTTACTGCAGCTGGCTGAGGAGGTTGGACAGGCACTAAGAGCCCTATTTTACAAAAGGAGGAACCCACAGGACCTCACTCTCCCTATCTGTGTAACGTGAAGTCTGGCTTGCCAGGATCCCAGGAGGCGGGAGAGGGCCGTGGTTAGTGATATATCCTCCTGGTCAAATGTGAAGATGGTGGAATCCCAGCTCCAGGTGCAGGGAGCATAGCACCTGCCCGGGACCCCCTCCTCTATTTATCCAGGTGACTATGGGTTTTGAGACaccctcttttaaaaattacttttattttttttttgaggcggaatcttgctctgtcgcccaggctggagtgcagaggtgaaaTCTCagcttcaaacaattctcctgccccagcctcccgagacctgggattacagttgcccacgaccacgcccgactaatttttgtagttttaatagagatggggtttcaccatgttgccaggctcgtcttgaacttctgaccttaggtgatccacctgccttggcctcccaaagtgctgagattacaggcgtgagccaccatgcccgcccttcattgcaattttttttttgtttttgttttttgttttttgagacggagtctcgctctgtcgcccgggctggagtgcagtggcacgatctccgctcactgcaagctccgcctcccgggttcacaccattctcctgcctcagcctcccgagtagctgggactacaggcgcccgccaccacgcccggctaattttttgtatttttagtagagacggggtttcaccgtgttagccaggatggtctcgatctcctgacctcgtgatctgcctgccttggcctcccaaagtgttgggattacaggcgtgagccactattcCTGGCCTTCATTGCAATgtttaaaacactttatttattaataattattgattCACGGGAAGGTACAAGGAGGTCCAATGCACCCTTCACCTAGCCCCCCAGCTGTGTTTACATCTCGCACAACTGCAGTGCAACCTCAGAACCAGCACAGTGGAAGGACACAGGTCTCACCGGTTTTACATGCACTCATCTGAGcgcgtatgtgtgtgtggtttataCAGTTTTATCACACACATAACTTCCTCTAAACACTGTCACaagatactatttttttttttatttggacagggtcttgctccatcatccaggctggagtggtgcagtggtgcaaacacagctcactgaag
This window encodes:
- the DIRAS1 gene encoding GTP-binding protein Di-Ras1; this encodes MPEQSNDYRVVVFGAGGVGKSSLVLRFVKGTFRDTYIPTIEDTYRQVISCDKSVCTLQITDTTGSHQFPAMQRLSISKGHAFILVFSVTSKQSLEELGPIYKLIVQIKGSVEDIPVMLVGNKCDETQREVDTREAQAVAQEWKCAFMETSAKMNYNVKELFQELLTLETRRNMSLNIDGKRSGKQKRTDRVKGKCTLM